One part of the Alphaproteobacteria bacterium genome encodes these proteins:
- the pstC gene encoding phosphate ABC transporter permease subunit PstC, whose amino-acid sequence MSLSLIFVVLLALSVAGYYMGRAAAVKASAIKRQPLHSLSSFHGWYVVLWCGVPSLLILVLWIALQGPVVEVLVIRSLPPELLAGDVGLLVSEIRNAAAGVTQIGADSKDIAKAVEHYRWLMLIAGAAFWVVVLAVAMLGLAYGRSRISTGFRARNAVERTMEIFFMIASIIAVMTTIGIVLSLLFESIAFFLKVSPVEFLFSTQWSPMMAIRPDQVGASGSFGAVPLFVGTMLIATIAMLTAVPIGLMTAVYMTEYAPKSVRAWGKPALEVLAGIPTVVYGFFAALTVAPAVRDVGLFFGLDVAAQSALAAGIVMGVMLIPFVSSLSDDVINAVPQTMRDGSYALGATKSETTLRVLLPAALPGIMASVILAFSKALGETMIVVMAAGLAANTTLNPFESVTTVTVYISALLTGEAEFDSPKTLASFALGFVLFVVTLSLNLVALKVVQRYREQYE is encoded by the coding sequence ATGTCGCTTAGTCTGATTTTCGTGGTTCTGCTGGCCCTATCGGTGGCCGGCTATTACATGGGGCGTGCGGCGGCCGTGAAGGCGTCGGCGATCAAGCGCCAACCGCTTCATTCCTTGAGTTCGTTCCATGGCTGGTACGTCGTGCTTTGGTGCGGCGTTCCCAGCCTTTTGATTTTGGTCCTCTGGATCGCGCTGCAAGGGCCGGTCGTCGAAGTTCTGGTTATCCGCAGCCTCCCTCCGGAACTGCTCGCGGGCGATGTCGGCCTGTTGGTTTCGGAAATTCGCAACGCGGCGGCGGGCGTTACGCAAATCGGCGCCGACTCGAAGGATATCGCCAAGGCGGTCGAGCATTATCGTTGGCTGATGCTGATCGCCGGCGCGGCCTTCTGGGTGGTCGTTCTCGCGGTGGCGATGCTGGGATTGGCCTATGGGCGCTCGCGCATCTCCACCGGATTCCGCGCGCGCAACGCGGTCGAGCGGACGATGGAGATTTTCTTCATGATCGCGTCGATCATCGCGGTGATGACGACGATCGGGATCGTGCTTTCGCTGCTCTTCGAGTCGATCGCTTTCTTCCTGAAGGTCTCGCCGGTCGAATTCCTGTTCAGCACGCAATGGTCGCCGATGATGGCGATCCGCCCCGACCAGGTTGGCGCTTCGGGTTCCTTCGGCGCGGTGCCGTTGTTCGTCGGTACGATGTTGATCGCGACGATCGCGATGCTGACGGCGGTGCCGATCGGATTGATGACCGCCGTCTACATGACCGAATACGCGCCCAAGAGCGTGCGCGCATGGGGGAAACCGGCGCTGGAGGTTCTCGCGGGCATTCCGACCGTCGTCTACGGCTTCTTCGCGGCGTTGACGGTGGCTCCGGCGGTGCGCGATGTCGGCCTCTTCTTCGGTCTCGACGTCGCCGCGCAAAGCGCGCTCGCCGCCGGGATCGTCATGGGTGTGATGTTGATCCCCTTCGTATCGTCCCTTTCCGACGACGTGATCAACGCCGTGCCGCAGACGATGCGCGACGGCTCCTACGCGCTCGGCGCCACCAAATCCGAAACGACGTTGCGCGTGCTGCTGCCGGCGGCGCTGCCGGGCATCATGGCGTCGGTCATTCTCGCCTTCTCGAAAGCGCTGGGCGAAACCATGATCGTCGTGATGGCGGCGGGACTGGCCGCCAACACCACGCTGAATCCGTTCGAATCCGTCACCACGGTGACGGTCTACATTTCGGCGCTGCTGACCGGCGAAGCGGAATTCGACAGCCCCAAAACCTTGGCGTCGTTCGCGCTCGGCTTCGTGCTGTTCGTCGTGACGCTGTCCCTCAATCTCGTGGCCCTCAAGGTCGTCCAGCGCTACAGGGAACAATATGAGTGA
- a CDS encoding branched-chain amino acid ABC transporter substrate-binding protein: MKRRDLLKAGGGLAVASLAAPGIAFGQGGALTIGVAGPFTGPNAAFGEQMRRGAALAVADLNAAGGVLGRQMTAVFEDDASDANQARAAANRLAQRRVPFVLGHFNSSCSIPASEVYAEEGILQISPASTNPVLTDRGPKFRSVFRVCGRDDQQGAVAGAWIAQRYAGKAVAVIHDKTTYGQGLADETKKAINGRGLTERLYDGVSVGDKDFTALITRMKSLNVECIYFGGLHTEAALLVRQAREQGLAAQLVSGDGIVSAEFATIAGRASDGVIMTFDSDPRKNPAAAGVVAKFKAQNYDPEGYTLLSYAGVQVFAAAAKASNGTAVAGLIANLHGKSVDTVIGSLSFDNKGDLTKPNYVFYQWKDGKYAEM, translated from the coding sequence ATGAAGCGCAGAGACCTTCTGAAAGCCGGCGGCGGCTTGGCCGTTGCTTCGCTCGCCGCACCGGGGATCGCGTTCGGCCAAGGCGGCGCGCTGACGATCGGCGTCGCCGGTCCCTTCACCGGCCCCAACGCCGCGTTCGGCGAACAGATGCGCCGGGGTGCCGCTCTCGCGGTCGCCGACCTCAACGCCGCGGGCGGCGTGCTCGGCCGCCAGATGACCGCCGTGTTCGAAGACGACGCCTCGGACGCCAACCAGGCGCGCGCGGCGGCCAACCGTCTGGCGCAGCGCCGCGTGCCGTTCGTGCTCGGCCATTTCAACTCGTCGTGCTCGATCCCGGCCTCGGAAGTCTATGCCGAGGAAGGCATCCTGCAGATCTCGCCGGCCTCGACCAACCCGGTCCTGACCGATCGCGGTCCGAAGTTCCGCAGCGTGTTCCGCGTCTGCGGCCGCGACGACCAGCAAGGTGCGGTCGCCGGCGCCTGGATCGCCCAGCGTTACGCGGGCAAGGCCGTCGCTGTCATTCACGACAAGACGACCTATGGCCAAGGCCTCGCCGACGAAACCAAGAAGGCGATCAACGGCCGCGGCCTGACCGAGCGTCTTTATGACGGCGTGTCGGTGGGCGACAAGGACTTCACCGCGCTCATCACGCGCATGAAGTCGCTGAACGTCGAATGCATCTATTTCGGCGGTCTGCACACCGAAGCCGCGTTGCTCGTGCGTCAGGCGCGCGAACAGGGCCTCGCCGCCCAGCTCGTCTCGGGCGACGGCATCGTCTCGGCCGAGTTCGCGACCATCGCGGGCCGCGCGTCGGACGGCGTCATCATGACCTTCGACAGCGATCCGCGGAAGAACCCGGCCGCCGCCGGCGTCGTGGCGAAGTTCAAGGCGCAGAACTACGACCCGGAAGGCTACACGCTGCTGTCCTATGCGGGCGTGCAAGTCTTCGCCGCGGCGGCGAAGGCGTCGAACGGCACGGCGGTCGCGGGCTTGATCGCGAATCTGCACGGCAAGTCGGTCGATACCGTGATCGGCAGCCTCAGCTTCGACAACAAGGGCGACCTGACGAAGCCGAACTACGTGTTCTACCAATGGAAAGATGGCAAGTACGCGGAGATGTGA
- the phoU gene encoding phosphate signaling complex protein PhoU, with protein MGNDHIVRSYDEELNRLTGLLARMGGLVEAELAGAIEAVSSRDAELATRTVRSDARVDELEREIGEQVVRVMALRQPVASDLRLVLGSLRIAGDLERSADYAKNVAKRAVALAQLPILRPVHAIPRMGTVVREMLKDVLDAFAARDVAKAVAVWNRDEELDEMHGSLFRELVTYMMEDPRNITGSTHLLFIAKNIERIGDHATNIAETIHYLVKGVPLAGERPKGDGTSFSTVGAEGAQ; from the coding sequence ATGGGTAACGATCACATCGTCCGTTCCTACGACGAGGAACTCAACCGCCTTACCGGGCTGCTCGCGCGTATGGGCGGGCTGGTCGAGGCCGAGCTCGCCGGCGCGATCGAGGCGGTTTCCTCGCGCGACGCGGAACTCGCCACGCGCACCGTGCGTTCCGACGCGCGGGTCGACGAACTCGAACGCGAAATCGGCGAACAAGTCGTGCGCGTGATGGCGCTGCGCCAGCCGGTCGCCAGCGATTTGCGCTTGGTGCTCGGCAGTTTGCGCATCGCGGGCGATCTCGAGCGCTCGGCCGATTACGCCAAGAACGTCGCCAAACGCGCCGTGGCGCTCGCCCAGTTGCCGATCCTGCGCCCCGTGCACGCGATCCCGCGCATGGGAACGGTGGTGCGCGAAATGCTGAAGGACGTGCTCGACGCCTTCGCCGCGCGCGACGTCGCCAAGGCGGTCGCGGTGTGGAACCGCGACGAAGAACTCGACGAAATGCACGGCTCGCTGTTCCGCGAACTCGTGACCTACATGATGGAGGATCCGCGCAACATCACCGGGTCCACCCATCTTCTGTTCATCGCCAAAAACATCGAACGTATCGGCGATCACGCGACCAATATCGCGGAAACGATCCACTATCTCGTCAAAGGCGTGCCGCTGGCCGGCGAACGTCCCAAAGGCGATGGGACGTCGTTCTCCACGGTGGGTGCCGAGGGGGCGCAATGA
- a CDS encoding substrate-binding domain-containing protein: MKSKSKFLVLAATAAILAAAGAANAQQARDQIRVVGSSTVFPFTSAVAEQFARGGQFRAPIVESIGTGAGIRAFCQGVGVTQPDIANASRRMTASEFATCKQNGVTEITELKIGFDGIVMAVRRGSPAINLTREHFWKGLAREVPVNGQWVRNPYASWNQVDPSLPSIAIEAMGPPPTSGTRDSFNELVLLEGCKNVPEIKAITDAAERNRRCQQVREDGKFVEAGENDNLIVQRLTTGAPGAFGIFGYSFLDQNRDRIEGKTVDGVAPTFENIADGKYPVSRSMYIYVKKAHVGVIPGLREFVTEYASERAVGQRGYLASRGLITLPPADRDAQRSTVQSLTNLNLM; the protein is encoded by the coding sequence TTGAAGTCCAAATCGAAATTCCTCGTCCTCGCTGCGACGGCCGCGATCCTCGCCGCCGCCGGCGCCGCGAACGCCCAGCAAGCGCGCGATCAGATCCGCGTCGTTGGTTCGTCGACGGTTTTCCCGTTCACCTCGGCCGTGGCCGAGCAGTTCGCGCGCGGCGGCCAGTTCCGCGCGCCGATCGTCGAATCGATCGGCACGGGCGCGGGTATCCGCGCGTTCTGCCAGGGCGTCGGCGTCACCCAGCCCGACATCGCGAACGCGTCGCGCCGCATGACGGCGTCGGAATTCGCGACCTGCAAGCAAAACGGCGTCACAGAGATCACGGAACTGAAAATCGGCTTCGACGGCATCGTGATGGCCGTCCGCCGCGGTTCGCCGGCGATCAATCTGACGCGTGAGCATTTCTGGAAGGGCCTCGCCCGCGAAGTGCCGGTCAACGGCCAGTGGGTGCGTAATCCCTACGCGTCGTGGAACCAAGTCGATCCGTCGCTGCCGAGCATCGCGATCGAAGCGATGGGGCCGCCCCCGACGTCCGGCACGCGCGACTCGTTCAACGAGCTCGTGCTGCTCGAAGGCTGCAAGAACGTGCCGGAGATCAAGGCGATCACCGACGCCGCCGAGCGTAACCGCCGCTGCCAGCAAGTCCGCGAAGACGGCAAGTTCGTCGAAGCGGGCGAGAACGACAATCTGATCGTTCAGCGTCTGACGACGGGCGCACCGGGCGCTTTCGGCATCTTCGGCTACTCGTTCCTCGATCAGAACCGCGACCGCATCGAAGGCAAAACCGTCGACGGCGTCGCGCCGACGTTCGAGAACATCGCCGACGGCAAGTATCCGGTGTCGCGCTCGATGTACATCTACGTCAAGAAGGCGCATGTCGGGGTGATCCCCGGCCTTCGCGAGTTCGTGACCGAATACGCTTCCGAGCGTGCGGTGGGTCAGCGCGGCTATCTCGCCTCGCGCGGTTTGATCACGTTGCCGCCCGCCGATCGCGACGCGCAGCGCTCGACGGTGCAAAGCTTGACCAACCTCAACCTGATGTAA
- the pstA gene encoding phosphate ABC transporter permease PstA, with amino-acid sequence MSDVTANGRETPATFASPAYHSSDAARRHLKRRYAAEARFRAFGIAAIVFSGLALIVLLWSIVSQGYTAFQQTHIKIEVEFSPDNIAPAGTVERQRLMGGDYRAVLFDALDRKWSDVTDRDGQRLLEGLFGSGAEVQLRDMVVADPSLIGRKQAVWLLAHSDVDMYVKGHVGADERSGGRLTDRQIAWISDLKKSASLSVLFHPRFLTGADSRDPEMVGVLGGVVGSIFTLAICFVLAFPLGIMAAVYLEEYAPKNWFTEIVEVNINNLAAVPSIVFGLLGLAVFIGFFGMPRSTPLVGGFVLALMSLPTVIIAARAAIKAVPPSIREGALGIGASKMQMIFHHVIPLAMPGILTGTIITMAHALGETAPLLMIGMVAFITDVPGGALDAATVLPVQIFMWADNPERGFVEKTSAAIMVLLAFMLVMNGTAIWLRKKFERRW; translated from the coding sequence ATGAGTGACGTGACCGCCAACGGCCGCGAGACCCCGGCAACCTTCGCTTCGCCGGCGTACCACTCCAGCGATGCCGCCCGCCGGCATTTGAAGCGGCGCTACGCGGCCGAAGCGCGGTTCCGCGCATTCGGCATCGCCGCGATCGTCTTCTCCGGTCTTGCGCTGATCGTTCTGCTCTGGTCGATCGTCTCGCAGGGCTATACGGCCTTTCAGCAGACCCATATCAAGATCGAGGTCGAGTTCTCGCCCGACAACATCGCGCCCGCGGGCACGGTCGAACGCCAGCGTTTGATGGGCGGCGATTATCGCGCCGTGCTCTTCGACGCCCTCGATCGCAAATGGTCCGACGTGACCGATCGCGACGGTCAGCGGCTGCTCGAAGGATTGTTCGGCTCCGGCGCCGAGGTCCAGCTGCGCGACATGGTCGTCGCCGATCCTTCGCTGATCGGGCGAAAGCAGGCGGTTTGGCTGCTCGCGCATTCCGATGTCGACATGTACGTCAAAGGCCATGTCGGCGCCGACGAACGCAGCGGCGGTCGCTTGACCGATCGTCAGATCGCGTGGATTTCCGACCTGAAGAAATCGGCCTCGCTCTCGGTTCTCTTCCATCCCCGTTTCCTCACCGGCGCCGACAGCCGAGATCCGGAGATGGTGGGCGTCCTGGGCGGCGTCGTCGGATCGATCTTCACTCTGGCGATTTGTTTCGTTCTCGCGTTCCCGCTGGGCATCATGGCGGCGGTCTATCTCGAGGAATACGCGCCGAAAAACTGGTTCACGGAGATCGTCGAGGTCAACATCAACAATCTCGCGGCGGTGCCGTCGATCGTGTTCGGGTTGCTCGGCCTCGCCGTTTTCATCGGCTTCTTCGGCATGCCGCGCTCGACGCCGCTCGTCGGCGGCTTCGTGCTCGCATTGATGAGCTTGCCGACCGTGATCATCGCGGCGCGCGCGGCGATCAAGGCCGTGCCCCCGTCGATCCGCGAGGGCGCGCTGGGGATCGGCGCGTCGAAGATGCAGATGATCTTCCATCACGTGATCCCGCTGGCGATGCCCGGAATTCTGACCGGCACGATCATCACGATGGCCCATGCGCTGGGCGAAACGGCGCCGCTGCTGATGATCGGCATGGTCGCCTTCATCACGGACGTGCCCGGCGGCGCGCTCGACGCCGCGACCGTGCTTCCGGTTCAGATTTTCATGTGGGCCGACAATCCCGAGCGCGGGTTCGTCGAGAAGACGTCGGCGGCGATCATGGTCTTGCTCGCGTTCATGCTCGTCATGAACGGAACGGCGATCTGGCTGCGCAAAAAATTCGAACGGCGGTGGTAG
- a CDS encoding ABC transporter ATP-binding protein, whose amino-acid sequence MLSIERVKARYGPVEALRGVSLTVDEGEIVALIGANGAGKSTLLMTICGAPKAAEGRIVYAGQDITGTDLHDMVKLGIAQSPEGRRIFPRMTVLENLQMGAYLGDERNLSGDLERMFALFPRLAERKTQRAGTMSGGEQQMLAIGRALMSRPRLLLLDEPSLGLAPLLVAQIFATIREINRAQGVTVLLVEQNAYHALRLAHRGYVLVNGEIRMSGTGQSLLDDPDIRKAYLAGGHG is encoded by the coding sequence TTGTTGTCGATCGAGCGCGTCAAGGCGCGCTACGGCCCGGTCGAAGCCTTGCGCGGCGTGTCGCTGACCGTCGACGAGGGCGAGATCGTGGCGTTGATCGGCGCCAACGGGGCGGGCAAATCGACGCTGCTGATGACGATTTGCGGCGCGCCGAAGGCGGCCGAAGGCCGTATCGTCTATGCGGGGCAGGACATCACCGGCACCGATCTGCACGACATGGTGAAGCTCGGCATCGCCCAATCGCCCGAGGGGCGGCGCATTTTCCCGCGCATGACGGTGCTCGAGAATTTGCAGATGGGTGCCTATCTGGGCGACGAGCGCAATCTTTCCGGCGATCTGGAGCGCATGTTCGCGCTGTTCCCGCGTCTGGCCGAACGCAAGACCCAGCGCGCGGGCACGATGTCGGGCGGCGAACAGCAGATGCTGGCGATCGGCCGCGCGCTGATGTCGCGCCCGCGCCTCTTGTTGCTCGACGAGCCGTCTTTGGGCCTCGCCCCCTTGCTTGTCGCCCAGATTTTCGCGACGATCCGCGAGATCAACCGCGCGCAGGGCGTGACCGTCCTGCTGGTCGAGCAAAACGCGTATCACGCGTTGCGCCTGGCCCATCGCGGTTACGTGCTCGTCAACGGCGAGATCCGCATGAGCGGGACCGGTCAATCGCTTCTCGACGACCCCGATATCCGCAAGGCGTATCTCGCCGGCGGGCACGGGTGA
- a CDS encoding phosphate ABC transporter ATP-binding protein — MGTAVAAGSRFPVKIECRDVKVFYGAKQALKSVDIDIRENQVTAFIGPSGCGKSTFLRCLNRMNDTVASARVSGSIKIGGDDIYDPRIDVVQLRARVGMVFQKPNPFPKSIYENIIYGPRIHGIAKTKADFDVIVERSLRGAGLWDEVKDRLNESGTGLSGGQQQRLCIARAIAVSPEVILMDEPCSALDPIATAHVETLIDELRANFTIVIVTHNMQQAARVSQRTAFFHLGTLVEEDDTAAIFTNPRDERTQGYITGRYG; from the coding sequence ATGGGGACCGCCGTCGCGGCCGGAAGCCGGTTTCCGGTCAAGATCGAGTGCCGGGACGTCAAGGTGTTCTATGGCGCCAAACAGGCGTTGAAGTCGGTCGATATCGACATCCGCGAGAACCAGGTGACGGCCTTCATCGGACCGTCGGGTTGCGGCAAGTCGACCTTCTTGCGCTGCTTGAATCGCATGAACGACACCGTGGCGTCGGCCCGGGTCAGCGGTTCGATCAAGATCGGCGGCGACGACATCTACGATCCGCGGATCGACGTCGTTCAACTGCGCGCGCGGGTCGGCATGGTGTTCCAGAAACCGAACCCGTTCCCCAAGTCCATCTACGAGAACATCATCTACGGCCCCCGCATCCACGGCATCGCCAAAACCAAGGCCGATTTCGACGTCATCGTCGAGCGGTCGTTGCGCGGCGCCGGTTTGTGGGACGAGGTGAAAGATCGTCTCAACGAGTCCGGTACGGGACTTTCCGGCGGCCAGCAGCAGCGCCTTTGCATCGCGCGGGCGATCGCGGTCAGTCCCGAGGTGATCCTGATGGACGAGCCGTGCTCGGCGCTCGATCCCATCGCGACCGCGCATGTCGAGACGCTGATCGACGAACTTCGCGCGAATTTCACCATCGTTATCGTGACCCACAACATGCAGCAGGCGGCGCGCGTATCGCAGCGCACGGCGTTCTTCCATCTCGGCACGCTGGTCGAGGAGGACGATACCGCCGCCATCTTCACGAATCCCCGCGACGAGCGCACGCAGGGCTATATTACTGGCCGCTACGGCTGA